The Chloroflexota bacterium genome includes a window with the following:
- a CDS encoding phosphoglycerate kinase translates to MNKQTIRDVPVDGKRVLVRVDFNVPLEGGEVRDDTRIVAAVPTIRYLVDHKARVILASHLGRPKGKPTPEFSLRPVAKRLGELLGMPVAFVGECIGPEAEAAVAALKPGEVLMLENLRFHAEEEANDPEFSRKLAALADLYVNDAFGTAHRAHASTAGVAAYLPAVAGFLMEKEIDYLSRALEAPGRPFVAILGGAKISDKIGVVKNLLGKVDRLLIGGGMANTFLKAQGYDVAASLVEEDSVAIAKELLAQGAGRILLPTDAVVANAFAADAEAKVVPVGQVPAGWRILDIGPETVKAYSKALRGAKTVVWNGPMGVFEFPRFAEGTFAIARALAKLPGAVTIIGGGDSAAAVEQAGVADKVSHVSTGGGASLEFLEGKTLPGVAALADRS, encoded by the coding sequence ATGAACAAACAGACCATTCGCGATGTGCCTGTAGACGGAAAGCGCGTGCTGGTGCGCGTGGATTTCAACGTGCCGCTGGAGGGCGGAGAGGTGCGCGATGATACCCGCATCGTGGCGGCCGTGCCCACTATCCGCTACCTGGTGGACCACAAGGCGCGGGTGATCCTCGCCTCGCACCTGGGCAGGCCCAAGGGCAAGCCGACGCCCGAATTCAGCCTTCGGCCCGTGGCCAAACGCCTGGGCGAGTTGCTGGGGATGCCGGTCGCCTTCGTGGGCGAGTGCATCGGGCCTGAGGCCGAGGCGGCGGTGGCGGCGCTCAAGCCGGGCGAAGTGCTCATGCTGGAGAACCTGCGCTTCCACGCCGAGGAGGAGGCCAACGATCCCGAGTTCAGCCGGAAGTTGGCGGCCCTGGCCGACCTGTACGTCAACGACGCGTTCGGCACGGCGCACCGCGCCCATGCATCCACGGCAGGGGTGGCGGCTTACCTGCCGGCCGTGGCGGGGTTCCTCATGGAGAAGGAGATTGACTACCTCAGCCGCGCGCTGGAGGCGCCCGGTCGGCCCTTTGTGGCCATCCTCGGCGGCGCGAAGATTTCCGACAAGATCGGCGTTGTCAAGAACCTCCTGGGCAAGGTGGATCGGCTCCTCATCGGGGGCGGGATGGCTAACACGTTCCTGAAGGCGCAAGGCTACGACGTGGCGGCGTCGCTGGTGGAAGAGGACAGCGTCGCCATCGCCAAGGAGTTGTTGGCGCAGGGCGCGGGCCGGATTCTGCTCCCGACGGACGCTGTGGTGGCCAACGCCTTCGCCGCCGACGCCGAGGCTAAGGTCGTGCCGGTGGGGCAGGTGCCTGCGGGGTGGCGCATCCTGGACATCGGCCCGGAGACCGTGAAGGCTTACTCCAAGGCGCTGCGCGGAGCCAAGACGGTGGTGTGGAACGGGCCGATGGGGGTCTTTGAGTTCCCGCGCTTCGCGGAAGGGACCTTCGCCATTGCGCGCGCGCTGGCCAAACTGCCCGGCGCCGTTACCATCATCGGCGGGGGCGACTCGGCCGCGGCGGTGGAGCAGGCGGGCGTCGCCGACAAGGTGTCGCATGTGTCCACGGGCGGCGGCGCCTCGCTGGAGTTCCTGGAGGGCAAGACGCTACCGGGCGTGGCGGCGCTGGCAGACCGATCGTAG